In Hyperolius riggenbachi isolate aHypRig1 chromosome 10, aHypRig1.pri, whole genome shotgun sequence, a genomic segment contains:
- the LOC137534404 gene encoding mannose-binding protein-like: MQTVLFICILFLAVASVIPDNQICQEPDENAFTVIRCGGPGKNGLPGTKGDDGAKGEKGNMGPFGFEGNKGQTGPKGDLGSEGGKGYKGDIGETGLESRVSSLELRVIDLQSKIPVAVDKHAKLWKYESAEKNYTSLGLKASFDHAKTACANAGGQLATPRNEAENEIVLSLCNRHGHYAYLGIHDIHKDHTFRYPNGEAITYSNWNPGEPNNYRGRGEHCVAMHFDGKWNDVTCAEKHLVICEF; the protein is encoded by the exons ATGCAGACAGTACTGTttatctgcatactttttctcgcAGTGGCCTCAGTGATACCTGACAATCAGATATGCCAGGAACCTGATGAAAATGCCTTTACTGTCATTAGGTGTGGAGGTCCAGGGAAGAACGGCCTTCCGGGCACTAAGGGGGACGATGGAGCCAAGGGAGAAAAGGGAAATATGG GACCATTCGGATTTGAAGGCAATAAAGGACAAACAGGACCTAAAGGAGATCTGGGATCAGAAGGGGGAAAAGGATACAAAGGAGATATTGGAGAGACAG GTTTGGAAAGCCGTGTATCAAGTCTGGAGCTGCGAGTAATTGATCTGCAATCAAAAATACCGGTAGCAGTGGATAAGCATGCAAAAC TTTGGAAATATGAAAGTgcagagaaaaactacacttcgcttggccttaaagctagtTTTGATCATGCCAAAACCGCCTGTGCCAATGCTGGAGGTCAGCTGGCCACGCCACGGAATGAAGCTGAGAATGAAATTGTGCTTTCCCTGTGCAATCGCCATGGCCATTATGCTTATCTGGGCATACATGATATACACAAAGACCACACTTTTAGGTATCCAAATGGAGAAGCCATCACCTACAGCAACTGGAACCCCGGTGAACCCAACAACTACCGTGGCAGAGGGGAACACTGCGTGGCAATGCATTTTGATGGAAAATGGAATGATGTTACTTGTGCTGAAAAACATCTTGTTATTTGCGAATTTTAA